Proteins encoded together in one Variovorax paradoxus EPS window:
- the yedA gene encoding drug/metabolite exporter YedA, producing the protein MPTLSSSAPAAPSANHGALPPLLWLCLAATWVVWGSTYLAIKYALISFPPFLQMGSRFLFAGVLLAVWMRWRGAAWPSRLQWRNALVVGALMLGGGMGGTAHAEVTIGSGLVVAFIAVVPLLIALLNLIWGIKPTRMEAAGIALGLIGVLMLTQGSGFQSSPAGLAAISIACICWSMGSVLSQRSLPLAPGAMGFASEMICGGVVLLVLAAVSRESLVWPPAPEAVWAWLYLVVFGSLIAFNAYMVLLAKAPAALAASYTFVNPVIAMLLGVWIANETVTRFEWYAVAVVLAGVLLLLFKRPKKD; encoded by the coding sequence ATGCCGACCCTTTCTTCTTCAGCCCCAGCCGCGCCCAGCGCCAACCATGGCGCGCTTCCGCCTCTGCTGTGGCTCTGCCTTGCCGCCACCTGGGTGGTCTGGGGCTCGACCTACCTGGCGATCAAGTACGCGCTGATCAGCTTTCCGCCGTTCCTGCAGATGGGATCGCGCTTTCTTTTTGCGGGCGTGTTGCTCGCGGTGTGGATGCGCTGGCGCGGTGCCGCGTGGCCTTCGCGGCTGCAGTGGCGCAATGCGCTGGTGGTCGGCGCGTTGATGCTCGGCGGGGGCATGGGCGGCACGGCGCATGCCGAGGTGACGATCGGCTCGGGTCTGGTGGTGGCGTTCATCGCGGTGGTGCCGCTCTTGATCGCGCTGCTCAATTTGATCTGGGGCATCAAGCCGACTCGCATGGAAGCGGCGGGCATCGCGCTCGGGCTCATCGGCGTGCTGATGCTCACGCAGGGGAGCGGCTTCCAGTCGTCGCCCGCGGGGCTGGCGGCGATTTCGATTGCCTGCATCTGCTGGTCGATGGGCAGCGTGCTGAGCCAGCGCAGCCTGCCGCTCGCGCCCGGTGCGATGGGCTTTGCCAGCGAAATGATCTGCGGCGGCGTGGTGCTGCTGGTGTTGGCGGCCGTCTCGCGCGAGAGCCTGGTGTGGCCGCCGGCGCCCGAGGCCGTCTGGGCCTGGCTGTACCTGGTGGTGTTCGGTTCGCTGATCGCCTTCAACGCCTACATGGTGCTGCTCGCGAAGGCGCCGGCCGCGCTGGCGGCGAGCTACACCTTCGTGAACCCGGTGATCGCGATGCTGCTGGGCGTGTGGATCGCCAACGAGACCGTCACCCGCTTCGAGTGGTATGCGGTGGCAGTCGTGCTGGCGGGGGTGCTGTTGCTGCTCTTCAAGCGTCCGAAAAAGGATTGA
- a CDS encoding Lrp/AsnC family transcriptional regulator, translated as MDFTLNPALDAHDTRILAELQSDARLTMAELGRRVHLSQPAVTERVKKLEAAGVISGYRATVNLGKLGYGIRAIIRVGRADYDLVVKLVQDTPECVNAYNVTGEDSWILEIAVIDVSHLDAVVTKFCILTETATSIILNPAREHQPMLPPHRSDVRPPIKKVLNA; from the coding sequence ATGGACTTCACCTTGAACCCAGCTTTGGACGCCCACGACACCCGCATCCTTGCCGAATTGCAGAGCGATGCGCGGCTCACCATGGCCGAGCTCGGCCGCCGCGTGCACCTGAGCCAGCCGGCCGTGACCGAGCGCGTGAAGAAGCTGGAGGCCGCGGGGGTCATCAGCGGCTATCGCGCCACCGTCAACCTCGGCAAGCTGGGCTATGGCATCCGCGCGATCATCCGCGTCGGCCGCGCCGACTACGACCTTGTCGTGAAGCTCGTGCAGGACACGCCCGAATGCGTGAACGCCTACAACGTGACCGGCGAGGACAGCTGGATCCTCGAGATCGCGGTGATCGACGTGAGCCACCTCGACGCGGTGGTCACCAAGTTCTGCATCCTCACCGAGACGGCAACATCGATCATCCTGAACCCGGCGCGCGAGCACCAGCCGATGCTGCCGCCACACCGCTCCGACGTGCGGCCGCCGATCAAGAAGGTTCTGAACGCCTGA
- a CDS encoding acyl-CoA carboxylase subunit beta translates to MQELIEQLEKRRAQARLGGGQKRIDAQHAKGKLTARERIELLLDDNTFEEWDMFVEHRSVDFGMAEQKIPGDGVVTGYGMINGRLVFVYSQDFTVFGGALSEAHAEKICKVMDQAMKVGAPVIGLNDSGGARIQEGVASLGGYADVFQRNVMASGVVPQISMIMGPCAGGAVYSPAMTDFIFMVKDSSYMFVTGPEVVKTVTHETVTAEELGGAVTHTTRSGVADMAFENDVEALMMLRRLYNYLPLNNREKPPVRLGNNGQGDPADRPDYSLDTLVPDNPNKPYDIKELILKVVDDGDFFELQPDYAKNIVIGFARMEGQTVGIVANQPLVLAGCLDIKSSIKAARFVRFCDAFNIPVVTFVDVPGFMPGTGQEYGGIIKHGAKLLYAYAECTVPKITVITRKAYGGAYDVMASKHLRGDVNLAWPRAEIAVMGAKGAVEIIFREDKNDPEKLAAREAEYKARFANPYVAGARGYIDDVILPHETRKRICRSLVMLREKKLENPWRKHGNIPL, encoded by the coding sequence ATGCAAGAACTGATCGAACAACTCGAAAAGCGCCGCGCCCAGGCGCGTCTGGGCGGCGGGCAAAAGCGCATCGACGCGCAGCACGCCAAGGGCAAGCTCACCGCGCGCGAGCGCATCGAGCTGCTGCTCGACGACAACACCTTCGAAGAGTGGGACATGTTCGTCGAGCACCGATCGGTCGATTTCGGCATGGCCGAGCAGAAGATCCCGGGCGATGGCGTGGTCACCGGCTACGGAATGATCAACGGGCGCCTGGTGTTCGTGTACAGCCAGGACTTCACCGTCTTCGGCGGCGCGCTCAGCGAAGCGCATGCCGAAAAGATCTGCAAGGTGATGGACCAGGCGATGAAAGTCGGCGCACCGGTCATCGGCCTGAACGATTCGGGCGGCGCGCGCATCCAGGAGGGCGTGGCCTCGCTCGGCGGCTATGCCGACGTGTTCCAGCGCAACGTGATGGCCTCGGGCGTGGTGCCGCAGATCAGCATGATCATGGGCCCGTGCGCAGGCGGCGCGGTGTATTCGCCGGCCATGACCGACTTCATCTTCATGGTGAAGGACTCCAGCTACATGTTCGTCACCGGCCCCGAGGTCGTGAAGACCGTGACGCACGAAACCGTGACGGCCGAGGAACTCGGCGGCGCCGTCACCCACACCACCCGCAGCGGCGTGGCGGATATGGCGTTCGAGAACGACGTCGAGGCGCTGATGATGCTGCGGCGCCTGTACAACTACCTGCCGCTCAACAACCGCGAGAAGCCGCCGGTGCGCCTGGGCAACAACGGCCAGGGCGACCCGGCCGACCGGCCCGACTACTCGCTGGACACGCTGGTGCCCGACAACCCGAACAAGCCCTACGACATCAAGGAACTGATCCTCAAGGTGGTGGATGACGGCGACTTCTTCGAGCTGCAGCCCGACTACGCGAAGAACATCGTGATCGGCTTCGCGCGCATGGAAGGCCAGACGGTCGGCATCGTGGCGAACCAGCCGCTGGTGCTGGCGGGCTGCCTGGACATCAAGAGCAGCATCAAGGCCGCGCGCTTCGTGCGGTTCTGCGATGCGTTCAACATTCCGGTCGTCACCTTCGTCGATGTGCCCGGTTTCATGCCCGGCACCGGGCAGGAGTACGGCGGCATCATCAAGCACGGCGCCAAGCTGCTCTACGCCTATGCGGAGTGCACGGTGCCGAAGATCACCGTCATCACGCGCAAGGCCTACGGCGGTGCGTACGACGTGATGGCTTCCAAGCACCTGCGCGGCGACGTCAACCTCGCCTGGCCGCGCGCCGAGATCGCGGTGATGGGCGCCAAGGGCGCGGTGGAAATCATCTTCCGCGAAGACAAGAACGACCCCGAGAAACTCGCTGCACGCGAAGCCGAATACAAGGCACGCTTTGCGAACCCGTATGTGGCCGGTGCACGCGGCTACATCGACGATGTGATCCTGCCGCACGAGACGCGCAAGCGCATCTGCCGCTCGCTCGTGATGCTGCGCGAGAAGAAGCTCGAGAACCCGTGGCGCAAGCACGGGAACATTCCGCTGTGA
- the accC gene encoding acetyl-CoA carboxylase biotin carboxylase subunit, translating to MFKKILIANRGEIACRVIQTAKKMGILTVAVYSDADKEARHVELADEAVHIGAAPSRESYLQADRIIAACKQTGAEAVHPGYGFLSENEAFARKVEEEGIAFIGPKHYSIAAMGDKIASKKLANEAKVNTIPGWNDAIETAERAVEIAKDIGYPVMIKASAGGGGKGLRVAFNDKEAFEGFTSCRNEARNSFGDDRVFIEKFVEEPRHIEIQVLGDSHGNVIYLNERECSIQRRHQKVIEEAPSPFITDATRKAMGAQAVQLAKAVNYQSAGTVEFVVGKDQSFYFLEMNTRLQVEHPVTECITGLDLVELMIRVAAGEKLPLTQEEVKRDGWAIECRINAEDPFRSFLPSTGRLVKFQPPAETMFASDTEHLNGVRVDTGVYDGGEIPMYYDSMIAKLIVHGKDRQHAIARMREALNGFVIRGISSNIPFQAALLAHPKFVAGDFNTGFIAEHYGKGFHAEDVPHADPSFLVALAAYVHRRYRARASGISGQLEGHGVKVGEQFVVVELGPEGKHVHHPVSVTDFHGKTGASAIAVGGKNYKIDSGSALGAIRVQGMVNDKPFTAQVERGAGKNPLALRVSHDGTQIEAMVLSPLGARLLELMPYKAPPDLSKFLMSPMPGLLVEVSVEPGQQVRAGEKLAVIEAMKMENVLFATQDGVVGKISAGKGESLAVDQIILEFN from the coding sequence ATGTTCAAGAAGATCCTGATAGCCAACCGCGGTGAGATCGCTTGCCGCGTCATCCAGACCGCGAAGAAGATGGGCATCCTCACCGTCGCCGTCTACTCCGACGCCGACAAGGAGGCCCGCCACGTCGAGCTGGCCGACGAAGCCGTGCACATCGGTGCCGCGCCCAGCCGCGAGAGTTATCTGCAGGCCGACCGCATCATCGCGGCCTGCAAGCAGACGGGCGCCGAGGCGGTGCACCCGGGCTACGGCTTCCTCTCGGAGAACGAAGCCTTCGCGCGCAAGGTCGAGGAAGAGGGCATCGCCTTCATCGGACCGAAGCACTATTCGATCGCTGCGATGGGCGACAAGATCGCCTCGAAGAAGCTCGCGAACGAAGCCAAGGTCAACACGATTCCCGGCTGGAACGACGCCATCGAGACAGCCGAGCGCGCTGTCGAAATCGCCAAGGACATCGGATATCCCGTGATGATCAAGGCCTCGGCCGGCGGCGGCGGCAAGGGCCTGCGTGTGGCCTTCAACGACAAGGAGGCCTTCGAGGGCTTCACCTCGTGCCGCAACGAGGCGCGCAACAGCTTCGGCGACGACCGCGTGTTCATCGAGAAGTTCGTCGAGGAGCCGCGCCACATCGAGATCCAGGTGCTGGGCGATTCGCATGGCAATGTGATCTACCTGAACGAGCGCGAGTGCTCGATCCAGCGGCGCCACCAGAAGGTGATCGAAGAGGCGCCTTCGCCCTTCATCACCGATGCCACGCGCAAGGCGATGGGCGCGCAGGCGGTGCAATTGGCCAAGGCCGTGAACTACCAGAGCGCGGGCACGGTGGAGTTCGTGGTCGGCAAGGACCAGAGCTTCTATTTCCTCGAGATGAACACGCGGCTGCAGGTGGAGCATCCGGTGACGGAGTGCATCACGGGGCTGGACCTCGTCGAACTGATGATCCGCGTCGCGGCCGGCGAGAAGCTGCCGCTCACGCAAGAAGAGGTCAAGCGCGACGGCTGGGCCATCGAGTGCCGCATCAACGCCGAAGACCCGTTCCGCAGCTTCCTGCCTTCGACCGGCCGGCTCGTGAAGTTCCAGCCGCCCGCCGAGACCATGTTCGCGAGCGACACCGAGCACCTGAACGGCGTGCGCGTGGACACCGGCGTGTACGACGGCGGCGAGATCCCGATGTACTACGACTCGATGATCGCCAAGCTCATCGTGCACGGCAAGGATCGCCAGCACGCGATTGCCCGCATGCGCGAAGCGCTCAACGGCTTCGTGATCCGCGGCATCAGCAGCAACATCCCGTTCCAGGCGGCGCTGCTTGCGCATCCGAAGTTCGTGGCGGGCGACTTCAACACCGGCTTCATCGCCGAGCACTACGGCAAGGGCTTCCATGCGGAAGACGTGCCGCACGCCGATCCGTCGTTCCTCGTTGCGCTCGCGGCCTATGTGCACCGCCGCTATCGCGCGCGAGCCTCGGGCATCAGCGGACAGCTCGAAGGCCACGGTGTGAAGGTAGGTGAGCAGTTCGTGGTGGTGGAGCTCGGGCCCGAGGGCAAGCATGTGCATCACCCGGTGTCGGTGACCGACTTCCACGGCAAGACCGGCGCGAGCGCCATTGCCGTCGGCGGCAAGAACTACAAGATCGACAGCGGTTCCGCGCTCGGCGCGATCCGCGTGCAGGGCATGGTCAACGACAAGCCCTTCACCGCGCAGGTCGAGCGCGGCGCGGGCAAGAACCCTCTGGCGCTGCGCGTGTCGCACGACGGCACGCAGATCGAGGCCATGGTGCTGTCGCCGCTGGGCGCGCGCCTGCTGGAGCTGATGCCCTACAAGGCGCCGCCGGACCTGAGCAAGTTCCTGATGTCGCCGATGCCGGGCCTCCTGGTCGAGGTGTCGGTGGAGCCGGGGCAGCAGGTGCGCGCCGGCGAGAAGCTGGCTGTCATCGAGGCGATGAAGATGGAAAACGTGCTGTTCGCCACGCAGGACGGCGTGGTCGGAAAAATCTCGGCGGGCAAGGGCGAATCGCTCGCCGTCGACCAAATCATTCTGGAGTTCAATTGA
- a CDS encoding VOC family protein, with amino-acid sequence MTTTARPFKVLGIQQIAIGGLDKMRLQKLWVDMLGLEVTGTFKSERENVDEDICSMGSGPFKVEVDLMQPLDPDKKPAVHATPLNHVGLWIDDLPKAVEWLTAQGVRFAPGGIRQGAAGFDICFLHPKANEEFPIAGEGVLIEMVQAPPEVVRAFNALANR; translated from the coding sequence ATGACGACCACGGCGCGCCCCTTCAAGGTGCTGGGCATTCAGCAGATCGCCATCGGCGGGCTCGACAAGATGCGCCTGCAGAAGCTGTGGGTCGACATGCTGGGGCTCGAGGTTACCGGCACCTTCAAGAGCGAACGCGAGAACGTCGACGAGGACATCTGTTCGATGGGCAGCGGGCCGTTCAAGGTCGAGGTCGACCTGATGCAGCCGCTGGACCCGGACAAGAAGCCCGCGGTGCACGCGACGCCGCTCAACCATGTGGGGCTGTGGATCGACGACCTGCCCAAGGCCGTCGAATGGCTCACGGCACAGGGCGTGCGCTTTGCGCCCGGTGGCATCCGTCAAGGTGCTGCGGGGTTCGACATCTGCTTCCTGCACCCGAAGGCGAACGAGGAGTTTCCGATTGCGGGCGAGGGCGTGCTGATCGAAATGGTGCAGGCGCCGCCCGAGGTGGTGAGGGCCTTCAACGCGCTCGCGAATCGCTGA
- a CDS encoding GNAT family N-acetyltransferase yields MGDLLSRLSLQPVDSSDFEDMLAVRIDAMRPSLERVGRFDLTRSRERLSAGFVVPFMHHIVLDGDQRVGFVTLKPEGADALRLDHLYLRTGFQGRGIGEWVMRWAKAEAREKNLDIKLTALVQSDANRFYLRHGFVLEGEEGVDLHYRWRVQGATTPSDVRSHATTRSG; encoded by the coding sequence GTGGGCGATCTCCTGTCGCGGCTGTCGCTGCAGCCCGTGGATTCCAGCGATTTCGAAGACATGCTGGCCGTGCGCATCGATGCGATGCGCCCGAGCCTGGAGCGTGTCGGGCGCTTCGACCTCACGCGTTCGCGCGAACGGCTGAGCGCTGGTTTCGTGGTGCCGTTCATGCATCACATCGTGCTCGACGGCGACCAGCGCGTGGGCTTCGTCACGCTCAAGCCCGAGGGCGCCGATGCGCTGCGCCTGGATCACCTGTACCTGCGCACCGGCTTCCAGGGCCGCGGCATCGGCGAATGGGTGATGCGCTGGGCCAAAGCCGAGGCAAGAGAGAAGAACCTCGACATCAAGCTCACCGCGCTCGTGCAGAGCGATGCCAACCGCTTCTACCTGCGCCACGGCTTCGTGCTCGAAGGCGAGGAGGGCGTCGACCTGCATTACCGCTGGCGCGTCCAGGGCGCCACAACCCCTTCAGATGTCCGTTCACATGCAACCACCCGTTCGGGCTGA
- a CDS encoding RnfABCDGE type electron transport complex subunit B, with the protein MNGLAARINDALPQTQCTRCGYPDCAGYAQAVADGEAGINQCPPGGAEGIERLALLTGRPALPLDPQFGTEGPRAMAVIDEAWCIGCTLCLDACPTDAIVGINKRMHTVVEAHCTGCELCIPVCPVDCISLEVETPGRSGWQAWSEAQAEAALQRYKLHGQHRATAKREAEPAPAVAEPQAADTRKRSIVEAALARARAAAEQREKAAPKP; encoded by the coding sequence GTGAACGGGCTGGCCGCACGCATCAACGACGCACTGCCGCAAACGCAGTGCACACGGTGCGGCTATCCCGATTGCGCCGGCTACGCGCAAGCCGTGGCCGATGGCGAAGCGGGCATCAACCAATGCCCGCCCGGTGGCGCCGAGGGCATCGAGCGCCTCGCACTGCTCACCGGCCGCCCCGCGCTGCCGCTCGATCCGCAATTCGGCACCGAAGGCCCGCGCGCCATGGCGGTCATCGACGAGGCCTGGTGCATCGGCTGCACGCTCTGCCTCGATGCCTGTCCGACCGATGCGATCGTCGGCATCAACAAGCGCATGCACACGGTCGTCGAGGCGCATTGCACGGGCTGTGAACTCTGCATTCCGGTCTGCCCGGTCGATTGCATCTCGCTCGAAGTCGAAACGCCGGGCCGCAGCGGCTGGCAGGCGTGGTCAGAGGCACAGGCCGAAGCCGCGCTGCAGCGCTACAAGCTCCATGGCCAGCACCGCGCCACTGCGAAGCGCGAGGCTGAGCCGGCCCCCGCCGTCGCCGAGCCGCAAGCCGCCGACACGCGCAAGCGCTCCATCGTCGAAGCCGCCTTGGCGCGCGCCCGCGCCGCTGCCGAGCAACGCGAAAAAGCCGCCCCCAAGCCATGA
- the bioB gene encoding biotin synthase BioB: MGANDLQQTITLHRPAKPVTPQGPWSVEAIQALLDKPLMDLLFEAQTVHRQHFPEGDIELATLLSVKTGGCPENCGYCPQSAEFDTAVKAQKLMEVDEVVRAAQAAKDAGATRFCMGAAWRAPKDRDVEKVAVLVEAVKGLGMQTCATLGMLEPHHAHQLKAAGLDYYNHNLDTAPEYYTDIVDTRTYQDRLDTLAHVRSAGISVCCGGIVGMGEQPVHRAGLIAQLANLNPYPESVPINSLVRVPGTPLADSEPVDPFDFVRMIAVARITMPTARVRLSAGRQQMGDAVQALCFMAGANSIFYGDKLLVTGNPDVDADVQLLRKLGLQSRRTTTTETVEVCA, from the coding sequence ATGGGTGCCAACGACCTGCAACAGACGATCACGCTGCACCGGCCCGCGAAGCCGGTGACGCCGCAAGGCCCGTGGTCTGTCGAGGCGATCCAGGCGCTGCTCGACAAGCCGCTGATGGACCTGCTGTTCGAGGCGCAGACGGTGCACCGCCAGCATTTCCCTGAAGGCGACATCGAGCTCGCGACGCTGCTCTCGGTCAAGACCGGCGGCTGCCCCGAGAACTGCGGCTATTGCCCGCAGTCGGCCGAGTTCGACACAGCCGTGAAGGCGCAGAAGCTCATGGAGGTCGATGAGGTCGTGCGCGCCGCGCAGGCTGCCAAGGACGCGGGCGCCACGCGCTTCTGCATGGGCGCCGCATGGCGCGCGCCCAAGGACCGCGACGTGGAGAAGGTCGCTGTGCTGGTCGAGGCGGTGAAGGGCCTGGGCATGCAGACCTGCGCCACGCTCGGCATGCTGGAGCCGCACCATGCACACCAGCTCAAGGCCGCGGGGCTCGATTACTACAACCACAACCTCGACACCGCGCCCGAGTACTACACGGACATCGTCGACACGCGCACGTACCAGGACCGGCTCGACACGCTCGCGCATGTGCGCAGTGCCGGCATCAGCGTGTGCTGCGGCGGCATCGTCGGCATGGGCGAGCAGCCGGTGCATCGCGCGGGGCTGATCGCGCAACTGGCCAACCTGAACCCGTACCCGGAATCTGTGCCGATCAACAGCCTGGTGCGAGTGCCGGGCACGCCGCTGGCCGATTCGGAACCGGTCGATCCCTTCGACTTCGTGCGCATGATCGCGGTCGCGCGCATCACGATGCCGACCGCGCGCGTGCGGCTGTCGGCCGGACGCCAGCAGATGGGCGATGCCGTGCAGGCGCTGTGCTTCATGGCCGGTGCGAATTCGATCTTCTATGGCGACAAGCTGCTGGTCACGGGCAACCCCGATGTGGACGCGGACGTGCAGTTGCTGCGCAAGCTCGGCTTGCAGTCGCGCCGCACGACGACCACTGAAACGGTGGAGGTCTGCGCATGA
- the meaB gene encoding methylmalonyl Co-A mutase-associated GTPase MeaB yields the protein MAPSALLDGIVSGAASMQRRAIAKAITLLESTRTDHRAQADELLTALLPRTGNSFRLGISGVPGVGKSTFIETLGLLLIDKGHRVAVLTIDPSSTVSGGSILGDKTRMERLSVHERAYIRPSPSSGTLGGVAEKTREAMLVCEAAGYDVVIVETVGVGQSETAVSGMTDMFVLMQLPNAGDDLQAIKKGVMELADLVVINKADIDKDAATRAQAQITSALRLFGHQGNPDHAHAVHDAHSGAEVRFWLPRVLQLSALAGTGVDAFWDAVTEFRQLQTANGKLAKRREKQATAWMWERIDAGLKQAFRQHPQVRELLPQLTQQVAQGALPASTAARSLLAAAAITARP from the coding sequence TTGGCTCCTTCCGCTTTATTGGACGGCATTGTTTCCGGCGCTGCGTCCATGCAGCGCCGTGCGATCGCCAAGGCGATCACGCTGCTCGAATCGACCCGCACCGACCATCGCGCGCAAGCCGACGAGCTGCTCACAGCGCTGCTGCCGCGCACCGGCAATTCCTTTCGCCTCGGAATCTCGGGCGTGCCAGGTGTCGGCAAGTCGACCTTCATCGAAACGCTCGGCCTGCTGCTGATCGACAAGGGCCATCGCGTCGCGGTGCTCACTATCGACCCCTCGTCCACGGTTTCGGGCGGCTCCATCCTCGGCGACAAGACGCGCATGGAGCGGCTCTCGGTGCACGAGCGCGCCTACATCCGCCCGAGCCCGTCGAGCGGCACGCTCGGCGGCGTGGCCGAGAAGACGCGCGAGGCGATGCTGGTGTGCGAGGCCGCCGGCTACGACGTCGTGATCGTCGAGACCGTGGGCGTCGGCCAGAGCGAAACCGCCGTGTCCGGCATGACCGACATGTTCGTGCTGATGCAGCTCCCCAACGCCGGCGACGACCTGCAGGCGATCAAGAAGGGCGTGATGGAGCTCGCGGACCTCGTCGTCATCAACAAGGCCGACATCGACAAGGATGCCGCCACGCGCGCGCAGGCGCAGATCACTTCGGCGCTGCGCCTCTTCGGCCACCAGGGCAACCCCGACCACGCGCATGCGGTGCACGACGCGCACAGCGGTGCCGAGGTGCGCTTCTGGCTGCCCAGGGTGCTGCAGCTCAGCGCGCTGGCGGGCACGGGCGTCGATGCGTTCTGGGATGCCGTCACCGAATTCAGGCAACTGCAGACCGCCAACGGCAAGCTCGCCAAGCGCCGCGAAAAGCAGGCCACCGCATGGATGTGGGAACGCATCGACGCGGGGCTGAAGCAAGCCTTCAGGCAGCACCCGCAGGTGCGCGAACTGCTGCCGCAACTCACCCAGCAGGTGGCGCAGGGCGCGCTGCCCGCATCGACCGCGGCGCGCAGCCTGCTCGCCGCAGCGGCCATCACGGCCAGGCCATGA
- a CDS encoding LysE family translocator: MTLDTLLIYVVASLALAVIPGPTMLLALSNGIDGGMRRASWGIAGASLGSITLIAVVALGLGSLLAASEVLFNAIRIAGVAYLVWLGIKLWRSEATDLGTALAQSATEVRPHGRVALMRSLLVALSNPKTVLFFAAFLPQFIDITQPQGPQYLLLGAIFVVLDTCVMLAYAAAGTQAVRWLSRRGLKVLNRNCAAGMWLLAATLAFWRRPGT, translated from the coding sequence ATGACACTCGACACCCTTTTGATCTATGTCGTCGCGTCACTCGCCCTCGCCGTGATTCCCGGCCCTACGATGCTGCTGGCGCTGTCCAACGGCATCGACGGCGGCATGCGGCGCGCGAGCTGGGGCATTGCCGGTGCATCGCTCGGCAGCATCACGCTGATCGCAGTCGTCGCGCTCGGGCTGGGTTCGCTGCTCGCGGCATCGGAAGTGCTCTTCAACGCGATCCGCATTGCGGGCGTCGCCTACCTTGTCTGGCTCGGCATCAAGCTCTGGCGCAGCGAAGCGACCGACCTCGGCACGGCGCTGGCCCAGTCCGCCACAGAGGTCCGACCGCATGGCCGTGTCGCGCTGATGCGCAGCCTGCTCGTGGCGCTGTCGAATCCGAAGACGGTGCTGTTCTTCGCGGCCTTCCTGCCGCAGTTCATCGACATCACGCAGCCGCAAGGTCCGCAGTACCTGCTGCTCGGCGCGATCTTCGTGGTGCTCGACACCTGCGTGATGCTGGCCTACGCAGCCGCCGGCACGCAGGCCGTGCGCTGGCTTTCGCGCCGCGGCCTCAAGGTGCTGAACCGCAATTGCGCGGCCGGCATGTGGCTGTTGGCAGCCACGCTCGCATTCTGGCGCCGTCCCGGTACCTGA